In Oryza sativa Japonica Group chromosome 11, ASM3414082v1, the following are encoded in one genomic region:
- the LOC4350506 gene encoding uncharacterized protein produces the protein MSKVRRGVRVFRNVPLKFIPEHHAVYSGRIVTLNKSGVVGHRPAPPPVLQEAQILDVDDLTNLALLPPSPEPSLGPRRRGKRIMTPSYSSGGNSKGTRRDSTGDAFNRLADLRVQSNESKARREEQKQAKSARACMEMLKADGISMQDPIYHTILRMFRDGYLCEFFIEDCTTPEGRMYFIQLHGAPDLTPDPLLFAPPPPPTCSGHVEGWYKRFSPHDDDGSDGANGGADGAAMF, from the exons ATGAGCAAG GTGAGGAGAGGTGTCCGTGTGTTTAGGAATGTACCTCTCAAGTTCATTCCTGAGCATCACGCAGTGTATAGTGGTAGGATAGTTACGCTCAACAAGTCTGGCGTTGTTGGACACAGGCCGGCACCACCACCGGTCCTCCAAGAAGCTCAGATCTTAGATGTTGATGATCTCACCAACCTGGCACTCCTACCACCTTCTCCGGAGCCATCCTTAGGTCCGCGCAGAAGGGGCAAGAGAATCATGACTCCCAGCTACTCTTCAGGTGGCAACAGCAAGGGGACCAGGAGGGACTCCACCGGAGATGCATTTAATAGGCTGGCTGACCTGAGGGTTCAGTCCAATGAAAGTAAGGCCAGGAGGGAGGAGCAGAAGCAAGCGAAGAGCGCTAGAGCATGCATGGAGATGCTCAAGGCTGATGGGATTAGCATGCAGGATCCCATCTACCACACAATCCTGAGGATGTTTCGTGATGGGTACCTGTGTGAGTTCTTCATTGAGGACTGCACCACACCAGAGGGTCGCATGTACTTCATCCAGCTGCATGGTGCACCAGACCTCACTCCTGACCCCCTGTTGTttgctccaccgccaccaccaaccTGCTCAGGCCATGTTGAGGGCTGGTACAAGAGGTTCAGTCCTCATGACGATGATGGTAGCGACGGTGCTAATGGTGGTGCTGATGGTGCAGCAATGTTTTAG